In Zygosaccharomyces rouxii strain CBS732 chromosome D complete sequence, one DNA window encodes the following:
- the PKP1 gene encoding protein kinase PKP1 (similar to uniprot|P40530 Saccharomyces cerevisiae YIL042C Hypothetical ORF) encodes MHLRSSYRYAGVLGGLLRQRYQYSGFRQFRWYSRWRKETLPRGDGKNNSGRLDIPFEAHYKIRSHIEMLIQDYAKKPIPPITYQYLTQYKPPLQNNEQYMLSIQTVNLLLCYTCRQLQAIQNLPYIVVLNPNIELTNSLYLSTLETLLSVDYPYGLHHRDTMVSLLTNFLEEHQDTLTTLAAGFQEVMKFYDHEHVFRFLNLHLRNRISMKMLVTHHLGLLEQTDRFHQGITSNDIGVLYKDLKISSLVEQVGEFVNDLCSISYDRNVPVKIMEGHDVTFTCIPTSLEYVLTEVLKNSLRAHIEHSNSENLLTQKPVEVTIVRNDNELQIRIRDFGGGIPPAVEEKMFDYSYSTVAEKKNDTGAEAYILPGENVNNVSGMGFGLPMCKAYMEMFDGRLDIQSLWGWGTDVYIKLTGPSKEML; translated from the coding sequence ATGCATTTGAGGTCTAGCTATAGATATGCGGGGGTCTTAGGTGGGCTACTGCGGCAGCGCTACCAATATTCTGGTTTTAGACAGTTTCGTTGGTATTCACGATGGAGAAAAGAGACCCTACCTAGAGGTGATGGCAAGAATAATTCAGGCAGGTTGGATATTCCTTTTGAAGCCCATTACAAAATTAGATCACATATCGAGATGTTGATTCAAGATTATGCGAAGAAACCTATTCCACCAATTACCTACCAATATTTGACACAGTACAAGCCACCATTACAGAACAATGAGCAATACATGTTAAGCATTCAAACTGTTAACCTGTTATTATGTTATACGTGCCGTCAATTGCAAgcaattcaaaatttgccATACATCGTTGTTTTAAATCCCAATATTGAACTCACCAATTCACTTTATCTCAGTACTTTAGAGACTTTACTTAGTGTAGATTATCCGTATGGGCTACATCATCGCGATACCATGGTTAGtcttttaaccaattttttggaGGAGCATCAAGACACTTTGACGACATTAGCCGCAGGGTTTCAAGAggtaatgaaattttatgaCCACGAGCACGTCTTCAGATTTTTAAATCTGCATCTGAGAAATAGGATCTCAATGAAGATGTTAGTAACCCACCATTTAGGGTTATTGGAACAAACTGACCGTTTCCATCAAGGTATTACGAGTAATGATATTGGAGTTTTGTAtaaggatttgaaaatttcaagcCTGGTTGAACAGGTCGGTGAATTTGTCAATGATCTCTGTTCAATCAGCTATGATCGTAACGTCCCTGTAAAGATCATGGAGGGCCATGACGTCACTTTTACCTGTATCCCCACAAGTTTAGAGTATGTGCTTACGGaggttttgaagaattcgTTAAGAGCTCACATCGAACATAGTAATTCAGAGAATCTATTGACACAAAAACCTGTGGAAGTCACTATTGTTcgtaatgataatgaattGCAAATAAGAATTCGTGATTTTGGCGGTGGTATACCGCCTGcagtggaagaaaaaatgttTGATTATTCCTATAGTACGGTAGcagagaagaagaatgaTACTGGCGCGGAAGCATACATTTTGCCCGGTGAAAATGTTAATAACGTTTCTGGGATGGGATTTGGTCTCCCCATGTGTAAGGCATACATGGAAATGTTTGACGGTCGTCTTGATATACAAAGTTTATGGGGATGGGGGACTGATGTCTACATAAAGCTCACAGGCCCATCGAAGGAAATGCTATGA
- the RSM18 gene encoding mitochondrial 37S ribosomal protein bS18m (similar to gnl|GLV|KLLA0E04477g Kluyveromyces lactis KLLA0E04477g and some similarites with YER050C uniprot|P40033 Saccharomyces cerevisiae): MFNRAIGSISRRFFTTESPNLRPLQIKLSNNKKNQINVNGSQPAPVSKKIDPRLTRKFQRGSFYDPFDFSLARIHLDKKFGSSNRPMNEMFNKFGINPLDLYTSPEVLSQFVSSTGKILHRDVTGLSAKNQRRISKAIRRCQAIGLMSKTHKDVSLLPTRTSGRY, translated from the coding sequence ATGTTCAATAGAGCTATTGGATCTATAAGTAGAAGGTTTTTCACTACCGAATCTCCCAATCTGAGACCCCTGCAGATAAAACTTTCCaataacaagaaaaatcaaataaatGTAAATGGTAGTCAACCAGCACCGGTATCCAAAAAGATTGATCCACGCTTAACGAGGAAGTTCCAAAGAGGTAGTTTTTACGACCCATttgatttttcacttgCAAGAATTCACCtagataaaaaatttggatcgAGTAATCGTCCTATGAATGAGATGTTCAACAAATTTGGTATCAATCCATTGGACCTTTATACTAGTCCCGAAGTGTTATCCCAGTTTGTTTCCTCCACTGGTAAGATCCTACACAGAGATGTCACTGGCCTTTCGGCTAAAAATCAACGTCGTATCTCCAAGGCAATTCGTAGATGTCAAGCCATTGGATTAATGTCAAAGACCCATAAGGATGTGTCGCTACTACCTACAAGGACTTCTGGTAGATATTAA
- the JHD1 gene encoding [Histone H3]-lysine-36 demethylase (similar to uniprot|P40034 Saccharomyces cerevisiae YER051W Hypothetical ORF), whose product MESCKYCHKDDPDKPLWVQCSLCPQWVHVSCVSLKHLQDQDGNETKEYPQSSNEISYFQCDAHEGDSKLIKKLDKRKRKRRSPLEEAPSPPRKRYGLRRKQQIDYIALNEGDDKKLKKVHPHAEAFLKCFAKWENNSNLIDSAQLNDGFFQLREPLKIVDPENTGMRLPRPQELGLADQERSLTVDDITQILGGETPVDVMDVQSQQNERWTLSQWNQYFSKTPVEQRDRIRNVISLEVSHFDDQFHIERPKPVEENDLVNIVWEHMGNDDPKPKVTRYILMSSGNSYTDFHLDFAGTSVYYNLVSGHKKFILFPPTDHNLKVYTDWCQDLNQNLVFLGDLLDEGIAMELQAGDLFMLPSGWIHAVYTPADSLIVGGNFLTLRDIETQLQVVHVEKLTKVPKRFTFPMFDLVMGKTCEWAVSLGVHNNHYKLTKDALIVLLNYMKLQDTKYKPLKYPSKRSMIKKLEELIDLKD is encoded by the coding sequence ATGGAATCATGTAAATATTGCCATAAGGATGACCCTGATAAGCCTCTTTGGGTCCAATGTTCTCTATGTCCACAGTGGGTTCATGTATCTTGTGTATCTTTAAAACATCTGCAAGATCAAGATGGTAATGAAACAAAGGAATACCCCCAGTCATCAAATGAGATAAGCTATTTCCAATGTGATGCACACGAGGGAGATAGtaaattgataaagaagctcgacaagagaaaaaggaaaagaagaagtccTTTAGAAGAAGCTCCTTCTCCACCAAGGAAGAGATACGGATTGAGAAGAAAACAACAGATTGATTACATTGCATTGaatgaaggtgatgataaAAAGCTGAAAAAAGTTCACCCACACGCTGAAGCATTTCTCAAATGCTTTGCCAAATGGGAAAATAATTCCAATCTAATTGATTCAGCCCAATTGAATGATGGATTCTTCCAATTACGTGAACCTTTAAAAATAGTAGATCCGGAAAATACGGGCATGAGACTACCTAGGCCTCAAGAATTGGGCCTGGCAGATCAAGAAAGGTCTTTAACTGTCGACGATATTACCCAAATATTGGGCGGTGAAACTCCGGTTGATGTGATGGATGTGCAATCACAGCAGAACGAAAGATGGACACTCTCACAATGGAACCAGTATTTCTCTAAAACGCCAGTAGAACAGAGAGATAGAATACGAAACGTTATTTCACTAGAAGTATCCCATTTCGATGATCAATTCCACATCGAAAGACCCAAACCAgtggaagaaaatgatcTAGTTAATATAGTCTGGGAACATATGGGTAATGACGATCCAAAGCCCAAAGTGACAAGATACATTCTCATGTCATCAGGTAATTCCTACACAGATTTCCATTTAGATTTTGCAGGAACATCAGTCTATTACAATTTAGTTTCTGGACACAAGAAATTCATACTTTTCCCACCAACTGATCACAATTTGAAAGTCTATACGGATTGGTGTCAAGATTTAAACCAAAATCTGGTATTCTTGGGTGATTTATTGGATGAGGGCATTGCCATGGAGCTACAAGCAGGTGATCTGTTCATGTTACCGTCAGGATGGATCCATGCAGTGTACACACCAGCGGATTCGTTAATCGTCGGTGGTAATTTCCTAACATTACGTGATATCGAAACGCAGTTGCAAGTGGTTCATGTAGAGAAGTTGACAAAAGTTCCCAAAAGGTTCACTTTCCCAATGTTCGACTTAGTAATGGGCAAGACATGCGAATGGGCGGTCTCGCTCGGTGTACACAATAACCATTACAAATTGACCAAAGACGCACTTATTGTCTTGCTGAATTACATGAAGCTCCAAGATACTAAATACAAGCCATTAAAATATCCTTCCAAAAGGTCTATGATCAAGAAGTTGGAGGAATTGATTGACCTGAAGGATTGA
- the CBR1 gene encoding cytochrome-b5 reductase (similar to uniprot|P38626 Saccharomyces cerevisiae YIL043C CBR1 cytochrome b reductase), producing MASPEVQIACTVVALLVFALVGGLIAKKNSGPKAILKKDEFQKFTLILKTSLSHNTAVYRFGLPGAEDVLGLPIGQHISIRGVINGKEIVRSYTPTSLDTDAQGFFELLIKSYPQGNISKMFGELEIGDKIEVRGPKGFYEYAPNVFNHIGMVAGGTGISPMYQIIKAIASDPSDKTKVSLIYGNQNEEDILLKAELDTIVASRPDQFKVFYLLDNPPKEGWNGGAGYVTQDIMKTHLPNPKGDGTQLLVCGPPGLVSAVKRSAVALGYEKAKPISKMGDQVFVF from the coding sequence ATGGCCAGTCCTGAAGTTCAAATTGCTTGTACGGTTGTCGCATTACTTGTCTTTGCTCTTGTTGGTGGATTAATTGCCAAGAAGAACTCAGGTCCTAAGGCAATACTCAAGAAGGAtgaattccaaaaattcacattgattttgaagactTCACTTTCGCATAACACAGCAGTCTATAGATTCGGTTTGCCAGGAGCTGAAGATGTATTAGGATTGCCCATTGGCCAACACATTTCCATTAGAGGTGTAATTAACGGAAAGGAAATCGTTAGGTCGTATACTCCAACTTCGTTAGATACCGATGCCCAAGGGTTCTTCGAATTGTTGATTAAATCTTATCCACAAGGTAATATCTCCAAAATGTTTGGTGAATTAGAAATCGGTGATAAAATCGAAGTACGTGGTCCTAAAGGTTTTTATGAATATGCACCAAACGTTTTTAACCACATTGGTATGGTTGCTGGTGGTACCGGAATTTCACCCATGTATCAAATTATCAAAGCCATTGCATCTGACCCTAGCGATAAGACAAAAGTTTCATTGATCTACGGTAACcaaaatgaagaagatatcCTGTTGAAAGCAGAATTGGATACTATTGTTGCTTCAAGACCCGATCAATTTAAAGTATTTTATCTGTTAGATAATCCACCAAAGGAAGGTTGGAATGGTGGTGCTGGATATGTGACCCAAGACATTATGAAAACCCACTTACCTAATCCAAAAGGAGACGGTACTCAGCTATTGGTATGTGGTCCACCAGGACTGGTTTCTGCTGTGAAGAGATCAGCAGTTGCATTGGGCTACGAAAAGGCAAAACctatttcaaagatgggTGATCAAGTTTTTGTGTTTTAA
- the HOM3 gene encoding aspartate kinase (highly similar to uniprot|P10869 Saccharomyces cerevisiae YER052C HOM3 Aspartate kinase (L-aspartate 4-P-transferase) cytoplasmic enzyme that catalyzes the first step in the common pathway for methionine and threonine biosynthesis expression regulated by Gcn4p and the general control of amino acid synthesis), producing MLSSGWVVQKFGGTSVGKFPKGIVDHIIKFYTEEQQNDVAVVCSARSSYTKSKGTTSRLLKCCDLASQGEDFMEFIEEVRQDHVSNAEANVETPALQTRLISDSNKELDLVVKYLEASKVLGEVSPRTMDLVMACGEKLSCLFITALCNDRGCKAQYIDLSHIVPSDYTTNNLDSSFYAFLVQAFKEKLQPIVQSKERIVPIITGFFGLVPMGLLNGVGRGYTDLCAALIAVALNSDELQVWKEVDGIFTADPRKVPHARLLSSVTPEEAAELTYYGSEVIHPFTMEQVIRAKIPIRIKNVQNPRGDGTIIYPDNQAKKGESTPPHPPEALSASFFETKRRGATAITTKSDIVVVNIHSNKKTLSHGFLAQIFTILDRYKLVVDLICTSEVHVSMALPIPDPESYKALRQAVEKLKSLGTVDVTKKMAIVSLIGKQMKQFIGIAGTMFTTLAENNINIDMISQGANEINISAVIDEADSIKALQSIHSKLLDERAQDFEHAVDERLEQIKRLD from the coding sequence ATGTTATCAAGTGGGTGGGTTGtacaaaaatttggtggtaCTTCCGTGGGTAAATTCCCCAAGGGTATCGTTGATCATATTATTAAATTTTATacagaagaacaacagAATGACGTTGCGGTTGTTTGTTCTGCTAGATCTTCTTACACCAAATCCAAGGGTACCACTTCTAGATTACTCAAATGTTGTGATTTAGCGTCACAAGGAGAAGATTTTATGGAATTCATTGAAGAGGTTAGACAAGACCATGTGAGTAACGCCGAGGCCAATGTAGAAACACCTGCATTGCAGACTAGATTGATTAGTGATAGTAATAAAGAGTTGGATTTGGTGGttaaatatttggaagCTTCTAAAGTTCTTGGTGAAGTGAGTCCGAGAACAATGGATTTAGTCATGGCAtgtggtgaaaaattgagtTGTCTGTTCATCACTGCTCTTTGCAACGATAGAGGCTGTAAAGCTCAATATATTGACCTATCTCATATTGTTCCTAGTGATTATACCACCAACAACTTAGATAGCAGCTTCTATGCCTTCCTTGTGCAAGCTTTtaaggaaaaattacaacCTATTGTTCAGTcaaaggaaagaattgtGCCTATCATTACAGGATTTTTCGGACTTGTGCCAATGGGTCTCTTAAACGGTGTCGGTAGAGGTTATACCGACTTATGTGCTGCCTTGATTGCAGTTGCATTGAATTCTGACGAATTACAAGTTTGGAAAGAAGTCGATGGTATCTTCACAGCTGATCCAAGGAAGGTTCCACACGCACGTCTATTATCAAGTGTCACACCAGAAGAAGCAGCAGAATTGACCTATTATGGTTCTGAAGTTATTCATCCATTCACCATGGAACAAGTTATTAGAGCCAAAATTCCAATTAGAATCAAAAATGTCCAAAATCCAAGAGGTGATGGTACAATTATTTATCCTGATAACCAAGCCAAGAAGGGCGAAAGTACACCACCACATCCACCAGAAGCACTTTCAGCATCATTTTTCGAAACTAAGAGAAGAGGCGCAACTGctattaccaccaagagTGATATTGTAGTTGTTAACATTCATTCCAATAAAAAGACACTATCACATGGATTTTTGGCTCAAATCTTTACCATTCTGGATAGATACAAATTGGTGGTTGATTTGATCTGTACTTCTGAAGTCCACGTTTCTATGGCATTGCCAATCCCTGATCCTGAATCTTACAAAGCATTAAGACAAGCCgtagaaaaattgaagagcTTGGGTACCGTTGATGTTACGAAGAAAATGGCGATTGTATCATTAATTGGTAAGCAAATGAAGCAATTTATTGGCATTGCAGGTACCATGTTTACCACACTAGCCGAAAACAACATTAATATCGATATGATTTCGCAGGGTGCGAATGAAATTAACATTTCTGCAGttattgatgaagctgatTCTATCAAAGCATTGCAAtcaattcattcaaaattGTTAGATGAACGTGCTCAAGATTTTGAACACGCCGTTGACGAACGTTTAGAACAGATAAAAAGACTTGATTGA
- a CDS encoding cytochrome b5-like heme/steroid binding domain-containing protein (conserved hypothetical protein) yields the protein MGDYKEVTNNNNNKEKQVPLSVDDEDLPSLSWDEIRKHMTPPDCWMVIHGRVYNVAPVLASHPGGSQILLHYVGRDATYPFDDVGHSMESLIFDMPPGSLKGKLENCAESRVRGGYVRGSDGKNDDNEDKEEVVVTQSQAQSYMAIWNRIYTVLLYCVILVCAILLTCLRWRNGERQVLVNEDIPSWAFS from the coding sequence ATGGGGGATTACAAGGAAGTTAcaaacaataacaacaataagGAGAAGCAAGTACCACTGTCtgtagatgatgaagatctGCCGTCTTTGAGTTGGGATGAGATCAGAAAGCATATGACACCACCGGACTGTTGGATGGTTATACACGGTAGAGTTTACAACGTTGCGCCTGTACTGGCGAGTCACCCCGGTGGATCACAAATACTATTGCATTATGTAGGCAGGGATGCGACGTATCCTTTTGATGATGTAGGACATTCAATGGAGAGTCTTATATTCGACATGCCCCCGGGCTCGTTAAAGGGcaaattagaaaattgtGCAGAGAGCAGGGTACGAGGAGGATACGTGCGTGGTAGTGATGGTAAAAATGATGACAATGAAGACAAGGAAGAAGTTGTTGTGACGCAGTCACAGGCCCAAAGTTACATGGCAATTTGGAACAGAATTTACACTGTGCTACTTTACTGCGTGATATTGGTTTGTGCAATCCTATTAACATGTCTACGGTGGAGAAACGGTGAGAGACAAGTGTTAGTGAATGAAGATATTCCATCATGGGCATTCTCTTAG
- the AGE2 gene encoding GTPase-activating protein AGE2 (similar to uniprot|P40529 Saccharomyces cerevisiae YIL044C AGE2 ADP-ribosylation factor (ARF) GTPase activating protein (GAP) effector ARF GAP with effector function(s)), giving the protein MSTPPKVKKALNGLLRDPGNSFCADCKNSSHPRWASWSLGVFVCIKCAGVHRSLGTHISKVKSVDLDIWQEEHLINLVKMRSNREANKIFEAKTPEELRRPILDTNKLQNFIRNKYEHKKWIGTPKETATESPPAEASPTPLSMKSGSANELISMEDHADQQNNNTHSTSSSVLNLQLLSMPKVKETVSEGQSQTTNASTPSTASRRTGISERPDLKKSILSLYAKPQGSRSSMGTSTESVATTTTPNLASPTASFAAGNGTNASTSSLEDNELFKNVWT; this is encoded by the coding sequence ATGTCGACACCTCCCAAAGTTAAGAAGGCATTAAATGGTCTATTAAGAGATCCAGGGAATTCATTCTGTGCAGATTGTAAGAATTCATCACATCCAAGATGGGCATCGTGGTCATTGGGCGTTTTCGTTTGTATCAAATGCGCAGGTGTACACCGATCGCTAGGTACACATATCAGTAAAGTTAAGTCTGTTGACTTAGACATTTGGCAAGAGGAGCATTTGATTAATTTGGTCAAGATGAGATCTAATAGGGAAGCCAATAAAATTTTCGAGGCAAAAACACCTGAAGAGTTGAGGCGGCCAATCCTGGATACAAacaaattacaaaatttcattagAAACAAATACGAGCATAAAAAATGGATAGGTACCCCAAAGGAAACTGCGACTGAATCACCACCGGCAGAAGCTTCGCCCACTCCACTCTCAATGAAATCAGGATCCGCAAATGAATTGATTAGTATGGAGGATCATGCAGATCAGCAGAACAACAATACGCATAGTACTTCATCAAGTGTTTTGAATTTACAGTTGCTGTCCATGCCCAAGGTCAAGGAGACTGTCAGTGAAGGTCAAAGTCAAACTACAAATGCATCTACACCGTCAACGGCTTCGAGGAGAACTGGTATCTCTGAAAGGCcagatttaaagaaatccATTCTTTCCCTTTACGCTAAGCCGCAGGGATCGAGATCTAGTATGGGTACGTCGACAGAATCTGTAGCCACCACAACGACACCAAATTTAGCATCACCAACGGCTAGCTTTGCCGCTGGCAACGGTACAAATGCCTCCACAAGTAGCTTAGAGGACAACGAACTGTTTAAGAACGTTTGGACataa
- the PIC2 gene encoding Cu/Pi carrier (highly similar to uniprot|P40035 Saccharomyces cerevisiae YER053C PIC2 Mitochondrial phosphate carrier imports inorganic phosphate into mitochondria functionally redundant with Mir1p but less abundant than Mir1p under normal conditions expression is induced at high temperature), which yields MSEKPSHKIQLYSNEFYTACTLGGIVACGPTHSSVAPLDLVKCRLQVNPALYKSNLDGWKSIIRNEGFKKIFTGIGATFIGYSLQGAGKYGGYEYFKHFYTNNVVSPDLAKRHLTSVYLCASATAEFLADIMLCPFEAIKVRQQTTIPPFCNNVFQGLSKVYSMEGLSGFYKGIVPLWCRQIPYTMCKFTSFEEIVQAIYRRIPTPKEQLSSLSQISVSFLGGYLAGVLCAVVSHPADVMVSKINSEKKEGESMIHSSKRIYKAIGFGGLWNGLMVRIVMVGTLTSFQWLIYDSFKVKIGLPTTG from the coding sequence ATGTCTGAAAAACCCTCTCACAAGATTCAACTTTATTCTAATGAATTTTATACAGCATGTACCCTTGGAGGTATAGTTGCTTGTGGACCTACTCACTCGAGTGTGGCACCCTTAGATTTGGTTAAATGTCGTCTTCAAGTGAATCCCGCTCTTTACAAGTCGAATCTTGATGGCTGGAAGTCCATCATCAGAAATGAaggtttcaaaaaaatcttTACTGGTATTGGTGCAACTTTTATTGGATATTCGTTACAAGGTGCTGGTAAATATGGTGGTTATGAATACTTCAAACACTTCTACACCAATAATGTCGTGAGCCCCGATCTGGCCAAACGTCATTTAACTAGTGTGTACCTATGTGCATCTGCAACTGCCGAATTCTTGGCGGATATCATGCTATGTCCCTTCGAGGCCATTAAGGTCAGACAGCAGACGACTATCCCTCCGTTCTGCAACAATGTTTTCCAAGGTTTGTCCAAGGTTTACAGTATGGAAGGTCTGTCGGGTTTCTACAAGGGTATAGTGCCTCTATGGTGTAGACAAATCCCTTATACGATGTGCAAGTTtacatcttttgaagagattGTTCAAGCCATTTATAGAAGAATCCCCACGCCAAAGGAGCAATTGTCATCGTTATCACAAATTTCCGTTAGTTTCCTGGGTGGTTATCTCGCTGGTGTTCTCTGTGCAGTTGTTTCCCATCCCGCTGATGTTATGGTTTCGAAGATCAActctgaaaagaaagaaggaGAATCAATGATCCACAGTTCCAAGAGAATTTACAAGGCTATTGGATTCGGCGGATTGTGGAATGGGTTAATGGTCAGAATAGTGATGGTTGGTACTTTGACATCATTCCAATGGTTAATTTACGATTCATTTAAAGTCAAAATTGGATTACCAACGACAGGTTAA
- a CDS encoding CBM21 domain-containing protein (some similarities with uniprot|P40036 Saccharomyces cerevisiae YER054C GIP2 Putative regulatory subunit of the protein phosphatase Glc7p proposed to be involved in glycogen metabolism contains a conserved motif (GVNK motif) that is also found in Gac1p Pig1p and Pig2p): MYTKSQSGNQENGGLGPLEGKNGESSNTTDQDSRNGLLSRRANAPSVGPLSSLDLLHKPPQGLASPNLYTDEEIAKNTDLNKKLGGSSASSAVTSKSSSLNSSLGPLDVSFVDEAPLPIYKKDGGLVKSSLKNRSKSLPTSPYIRDVPQRFALQRSKSVHFDQRTPVKYFELDESPLASVSREGEVEEISFQHKGVGLLQEAEPPQPQEPPKPLRKSKRFDALNKVKQIPKIQGLYPSNFPVISSRDPKVLQLNVFLSLSRDKQVFLQDLALHVFRRGASVEGKVMVKDLSYHKRVAARYTWDGWNTVHEVECIYVCSGERYLPGTNTDMFSFMLEKPDKSLKLQLCIQYVARIEGRRQEFWDNNENQNYELEVVTDSFRDPFA; this comes from the coding sequence ATGTATACGAAATCACAAAGCGGGAACCAGGAGAATGGTGGGTTGGGTCCATTGGAAGGTAAGAACGGAGAAAGCAGTAACACCACGGATCAAGATTCTAGGAATGGATTGTTATCAAGACGTGCCAATGCACCTTCTGTAGGACCATTGAGCTCACTTGATTTGCTGCATAAACCACCACAAGGTCTTGCATCGCCCAATTTGTACACAGATGAGGAGATTGCGAAGAATACAGACTTGaacaaaaaattgggaGGTTCTTCGGCTTCCTCCGCCGTCACATCCAAGAGCTCATcgttaaattcatctttggGCCCCCTAGACGTATCCTTTGTCGACGAAGCACCACTGCCCATATACAAAAAAGATGGCGGATTGGTTAAAAGTTCATTAAAAAATAGGTCCAAGTCCCTACCGACCTCGCCTTACATTAGAGATGTTCCCCAGCGTTTTGCTTTGCAGCGGTCCAAAAGTGTCCATTTTGACCAGAGAACTCCTGTCAAATATTTCGAATTGGATGAAAGCCCGTTAGCTTCCGTCAGTCGTGAAGGTGAAGTGGAGGAGATAAGTTTTCAACATAAGGGTGTAGGACTCTTGCAGGAAGCGGAACCGCCACAACCACAAGAACCTCCTAAACCATTGCGCAAATCCAAGAGGTTTGACGCTTTAAACAAGGTGAAGCAAATTCCAAAGATACAGGGTCTTTACCCATCAAACTTCCCAGTAATAAGCAGCAGAGACCCTAAAGTGTTACAATTAAACGTTTTTCTGAGTCTATCAAGGGATAAACAAGTCTTTTTACAGGATTTAGCATTGCATGTATTTAGACGAGGGGCAAGTGTTGAAGGTAAAGTAATGGTTAAAGACTTGTCTTACCACAAGAGGGTCGCTGCACGATATACATGGGATGGTTGGAATACCGTACATGAAGTCGAATGCATCTATGTGTGTAGTGGTGAAAGGTATCTACCAGGTACAAATACCGACATGTTCAGCTTTATGCTTGAAAAACCTGACAAATCTCTCAAATTACAGTTGTGTATACAGTACGTGGCAAGGATCGAAGGACGCAGACAAGAATTTTGGGATAATAATGAGAATCAGAACTACGAGCTGGAAGTGGTAACAGATAGCTTTAGAGACCCATTCGCATAG